The region GGTAGGTATCAGCCTTgacctttcttctttctgaagggCCTGGTTTTCCTTGTCAACCCTTGCTCCGAGGCTGCAGACCACGTGATCCTGGCTTTAGGGAAGTGTCTGAGCTCCAACTCCTCACCTTGTGCCACCCCAAAGTCTCATTCCTGACCCAAGTGGACAAATAGGCCAGCCTCCAGATATCTATGCTcaactctcctttctcctccctcctacAGACAAGCAGGGGCCACATCAGTTCTGCCACTGAAGATTCAGGAGAAACTTGAGCAAATCAATTAATTCTATaggttctttctctcttcttttcctccttaaaGACTTGACTTTTAATCACcccctccaggaaggcttccagAATCTCACCAGCTCCACGTCTGATTGCTCCCAGATTGATAGTTTTCGGTCTTTGCCCTTCTGTGAAGCAGCCTGGTGTGGACAGGTCATCACAAGTTCCTGGGTCTTACCTGGGCCAAACAGGtgaagtggggaggaagggaggtgtTGCAGGGGCAGCAGACAGGGCCCAATGTAGATGGACCTGAACGCCAGAGACATAGGTATTTAGCTGTAAGTGATGAGGCCTCACTGACATTCTCTAGGGAGGGGCTGATCCATCAGAGGCCCACTTTGGAACTGACACTCTGGCTGTAGGAGGAAAATGGAATGGAGGCCAGAGCGTCAGGGAGGCAGCCTGGGTTCCTGCCTCCGCGTCTCCTGGAGGACCCTCCTGACACACGGGCTCTTCCTGCGCCTGCACCTGGAGGCCTGGCTCGTGCACTTCATGAGGGGTGGAGCTGATCAAGATAGGAGAATTCTCAGGCAGACTAGCCCTCCCTGGTGAGTGACCGCACAGTCAAAGGTGACAAGGGTCCTTCACAGGCCCAACTGCCCGGAGCTGCCCAGGCAGCCAGATGCAGCTCCTGAATCTGCCCCTAGTAGAAGGTCAGCACCTCACAGCCTCACTTTGCCCTAGGATGTCTGGCTGAACAGTGACAGGAGCATTTATGATGAAATGTGGGAGGAGAGTCTATGTGGTCCAAGATGACAAGACCTCCACGatcgattttttttttagtaacacAAATGTGTTTCTTTGTAATGTATATCCATATAAAGCTTATTTTTACCTTAtcataattgtaatatatattattttgtctttccaaacattatatttgatttttatgttaCCATGTGGGGTTCTTAACTACTTTTTTAtgttagcttttaaaaaacttctttatTTAGATATTATTGATATGAAACTGTTCTGTATACAACTCAATGAGTTTTCAGATAAATATACATTTCATGAAACCATCAACAGTCTCAAGGCCATAAACTGTTCCATCACCACCCAAAGTTTCCTCCCCATCCACTTTATCGTAATAATTATCACTTTGTCTACATGTGATAAGAACACCTCCTTTTCCAATGATCACTGATTCCAGTTGTTCATTTGTCCAAACTATGCCCTGGATGGACTTGGCCCAGAGACCCAGAGGTGACCACAGACACTAGATGCTTATTTGCATGGAGCTCTGCTCCAGTGGGTGTGTCAGATGACAAATCCATAAACTAGTTAAATCCTCTAACAAGGTAACCTCAAGAAGTGACCAGCACGATGAAGAGAACAACGGTCCCGGGACGAAGCAGATGACTTTTGGAAGATCCTCCTACGCAGGTGGCATTTCAGCTGAGAACTGAAGACTGACAAAGAGGTGGCCACGTTGAAGGTAGAGGGAACAGCTTGTGCAAGATCTTGAGCAGGGAACAAGTCGCCATCTCGAGATTACCTATAAGAGAGTTGCGGGATCTGAAGAGTTAAGGGACCATAGAACAACGAGCACTGGAGACCGAATGTCCCTGGAAACATGTGAGGCACCATGTGTGGCTCCACAGCACTTCATCGCAGACAGCCAGGAGCAGGGAAAGTCTGGAGATGGGGGCACAATTGTGGTTGTATGAGCAATCTGGGAAGACTCTATGCACTTCTGCTCTAAACAGTGATTTACCGCATGtttgctgtgtgctgggcactgcagACCCCACAGCAAAGCTAGTTCCTGTCCTGAAGGAGCATCTGGCTTAATGCAGAGACATTTAGTCTAGGGGATGTGAAGACAGAAGATCCAGAGACATAGCAGAACTTCCAGAggactctgaaaaagaaaagggtTGGGTCTATTCTGTTCAAACTCCAGAGAGCAGGGCAAGTGGGCTTTGCACCCCCTAAGGAATTAAAGATGCCCCCAAATGAGATGGGCCACTGTGGGAGGTGATGTTAGAGCATTAGAGCCTTTCCAGCCAGCACTGCTGGATCACTCCCAGCGAAGGCTTGAAACTAATTGTTCCCAAAGGATAGTCCATGGAACACTAGTCCAAGATGCTGCATGGAAAGAGTTCCCTGATTGTGCAAGTAAGTTTGAGAAATACTTCCTGCTATCGGTAATTTTATAATGCATACTGCTCTATAAAAAGTCCTAGGAAGTCCTGCAATAAACAagtctgtttaactttttaatatggtgttaaATGTATTTGGCCATATGAAATTTTTGTCTTGccttaacatatgaattttatttcattactttttaagaaTACCTGCCATGGGGATCACCTCCTGGGTGCCCGCCCCATCCACCGCACCTGCCACTGGGTGAAGATCACATGGTTCATCCCAGTATAGGAGTGAGGGGCACAGTGGGGGTCCTTCTGCTGCCCTTCCCACAGCTCTGCTTGCCTGGCCCCTCTGGCCCTGGTGACCCTAGAATGCAGGGCTCTGAGGCTTTGTTCTGACACTAGGAGAGGAAGAAGGACTGTGGTGCGTTTCTGGCCACCGGTTACTGTAAAGGGCCATTGATCTCAATGCATGGGAGTGCAtagatggacacacacacaaacacacactctgaGCAAGCACGCAGGCACACAACTTTGAAGACAGGTGTTGAGGTGCTGGCAAGGGGCCTTTAAGAGCTACAGGATGAGATGTTGGGCATTGGGGTGGGGCCCAACCCCTAGTTTCCCAGGGATGAGCCCTAAGACTCTGGGCTGGGGAGGCAATAGCAGGGGCTTGTAAAAACCTTGGTTTGGGTAAAGATTGACACCTGCTCAGTTGATTCTGCATTCTAAGCAAATTTGGGTAATCAGGGTCTGTGGATTTTATGGTTTGCCTGTTTGTCTggttggtttttttctttgtctttctctgatcaTTAGGAAACATCTGACATAGAAACATGCGCATGCTCTACACATGCAAACGATGCGATTCCTTTCACTGTAGCAGCAGGTTTCAAACCTACCCCTCTGCTTGCCCTCAATCTACCCCTCCACCCCctaaaaaattgaaaagcaaCTTCCTGTTTGCCCTCATaaccaggaaaaagaagaaaaaaatccaggttaatgtcaatttgaaaaaaaaagcacatactaAACTTTACAAATTATGTTTTACTCAGGAACCTTATAGAGGACCATAGCCTTGGAGACAGCCTCTAAGACAGTTCTGTGGAACTGTTCCAAAGAGCTAAGGGAAGAGCCAGAATATGCATGTgtttttgctgaaaaaaaaaaaaaaaaatagcatgaagTTGaccatcaaaagattattgctaGCCATAAAACCCAGGCAcctcaagttaatcattttagtGCTTTCCTATCTATGGGAAGTGAGTGTGAGCTCACTGAAGTTATTAGATGTGCATGTTCACCATCTTGAACTAGTATCCTGTTTTTATCCATTCTGAATTCCTCCCTGGTTGCACTTTTGagggtggctgcagtggctgatggaTAGATAGAGGGCAACATCCattgtttactgaaatggcaaACCATGTTCTTTGTCCTTGGCAATTTCTCCTGGTCAAACTTTGACCAAGGTTTGGGAGGCATTTCATAGCCAGTTTGTCTGAGGACACTAGAATTCTTTTGATAGGCCACTTAATAAGCTTATTTTTCATATTAGGTCCTGTTGATAAACCAAAATTCTATGGATCACCTGTCTCACTAGTCTTTTGTGATCcaggaaatattttctcttgttgcttctcCTAAAATCTAGAGTTTCAGTATTACAGTTACTCTATGTAGAGTTTTATACATGATAGAGTAACATGTTTAGCCATCATTAATTTTATCGGAGGCTTGGTTACACATTGGGTAAAATAAGAGATAGTAATTAATCTTAGAAGTAGACAGAATGTAAGTAATAGAGCAGTGACATTAGTAAAGTCACAGTACAGCAGAGAGAGGCATGCGGCAAACATAATTTGAGAcaacaaatgaaaacagtgaataGTGTAACTAGTTGTAATCTGGTCACAGTAAATCATCAAGTCCACAGGAGAGCAAGCTGGATAAGCCAAGTTCTAGAGGGATCaggtaaagagaaaaagataaatgttacATCTTTATTTACAAATGTATACTTTATCAATTTGCTGTAGATCATAGCATAGGAAGAAAGGTTTTCTGAAAACCAAAGATTAAAAACCGTTCTATTTcagggcttcactggtgactaggtggtaaagaatttgcctgccaatgcaggaaacatgggttcgatccctggtctggaaagatcccacatgccacggagcaactaagccagtgcgccacaactgctgcgcccacacaccccagagcccgtgctaGGCAACAAGAGAGCCTGCTGctatgagaagcccgcacactgcaactagagggcaGCTCCATGAAGCAACGAagagctgcaatgaagacccacccaAACCAAGAATAAAAGGAGGTGCCACCACAAGAAGGTGCAAAGGACGTAGCCTTCACAAAATGTGGAAAGTTTGCTTCCAAAAATAGTATAAGAAAGTAaaaagcacatgtatacctgtgatggattcattttgatgtttggcaaaactaatacaattatgtaaagtttaaaaataaaattaaatttaaaaaaaattaaaaaaaaataaataaataaaaataaagctctaaatagaaaaaaattaaaaaaaaaaaaaaaagaaagtaaaaagaaggtTAAGATGACAAAGGACCCTTATGGGTTGGGATCCCTTATGACTAATTTCCCTAAGAGCCAGACAAAAAGTCTCCTTGGAATCCCAGTGTATTTCACTGGCTGCCATATGAATTCCTCTGGATAACAGAGACCAAGCTCTTAAAACAcagggaaaggaaagtgaagtcgctcagtcatgtccaactctttgcgactccatgcactgtagcctaccaggctcctctatccatgggattttccaggcaatagtactggagtgggttgccatttccttctccaaaaacacagggaggggtggggaaatgCCTAAGATCAAGTACATTTAATCACAAAGACACAGGAAGAGAAATCTAAGTTTTCACTACAGGGCTTTTGTTCCTTTAaggtaagaattttaaaaggatgGTTTATCAAGCTGTTTCCTCTAGCTGCACatgcaaaaatatattaattttgcaaTGTCAAAAGAACCACAATCTGGCCAATTTAAGGTGAGATTTCCTTTAATTATCAATTAAGCAGATACTTGTAAGTATAAACTCTGTATGAACATAATAAACTATTCCCAGTGTCCTTCAACTGAGAATAATCCAatgttcatgaaaaaaaaatcatagtctaTCTAAGAAACAAgtggaaatttttatttgagcTAACCTGGAGGATTATAACCCAAGAGACAGTCTTTCAAAAATCTCTCTGAGGACTGTTCCACCTGTTATAGGTCAGAGCACAGTTGTATAAGCTTTTGAGACAAACAGTTATACattaaatgatatattattgTCAGTTTACTCAATCCAAATCTACACAAACAAAGAGAACAATGGGTATGAGTCATCTTGttcacgctcagtcgtgtctgacttgcgATATGGCgactatagtctgccagcctcctctaaccatgggattttccaggcaagaatactggagtgggttgcgtttcctcctccaggagatcttcccaacccagggactgaacctgcatttcttgcatctcctacattggtaggtggattctttactgctgggaaGAATCTACCTGAGAAGCCTGGGTCATCTTGGTCCCTCACAGAATTAAGAAGGAAGATTATCTCCTAAGAAGCCATGATTCTTGATGAGATCAAGAAAAAATGTTGTCTCCCAAGGAGGCCTAGTTCATGCAGATGCACAATACACaaaaaagtgaaggaggagaccCAAATGGGCAGAGAAAAGTTTTATGCTTCAATTTTTCTCAACTTGGCATAAGTATGGATTTTATTTCATTACCATTGAGTGTGTTTCAACTGAGCAAAATCTTCCCACATCTTTTAACTGAAGATAGCGTATAgtgtttgcctacaatgcaggagacctgggttcgatccctgggtcaggaagattcccttggagaaggaaatggcaacccactccagtactcttgcctggaaaaatcccatggacagagaagtctggtggactacagtccatgggattgcaaagagttggacacaattgagcgacttcacttcacttcacttcaaaccaGTTACTGCTTCTCAAAACTAAGTCTCAAGGAGAACCTACTCCTCCAGAGAGGAGCTTAACATCACAGAATAAAATTTAGGATTATCAGACAATAACAGGAAATCTAAAACCCAAGAGAGACTCACCCCAATTCATCTGGATTTCCTAAGGAGGCAGATAGGCACAAGAGGCCTCTGGGGGTACAAGGCTTGTGCTTCGAAGAGTTCAGGAGAAGAGAAACCTTCCCTGGGTGCGTTCTGTAGTCACCAAaactgttgactgaaaaaaaaaaaaaagcaaaacctaaaAGTCacaaatttatgtttaatttggAGATGTTACTGAGGACTCTAGCCAAGGAGAcactctcagatagctctgaggaactgttccaaagaggtcaGGGATGAGTCAGGATATACAGAAGATTTTACTGGGGCTGGGGGAACACATGTAGTTAACATCAGTAGGTTATTGCTCATCACGAAAAACAGATATCTCAAGTCAatgattttaatgcttttctatgtatggaaagatATAGTGCTTGGGCTCACAAAAATTATTCCTCTGATATGCATCTTAACTTTCTAGGATCAGTAccttgtttttctccatcctgaattcccctcaggaTAGGATATTAGTGCTGAAACAGAGGCTGAAGGCCTGAGAACATGATGGACAAGATAATTCACCATTTTCTGAAAATGCAGGCAACATTCTTTGTCCACATTTGCATCACTTCTAAGGCTGGTGGGTCCATGCTCTTCTCACTGCAGAGGCAGGACAAGCTGTTTTGATCACTGAGGCAGGAGGGCCACATTGCTGCCCCTCACCAACATTGCAGACACGTGTCTTCAAGACCCTGGGGTCCATCACGAGCTCCTTTTTTGATTCCACAGAGAGTAGTTGGGCTGGAAGGCATTCACTTCTGGCTTCCTCTAAAATGTGCTTTAGTCAGTCGATGTTTAGTGAGCCTGCAAAAATTCTGGAGCCAATCTCAGGTGAGGCTGAGCACCAGGTAGGGCCTACGGACCAAAGATCTCTGCTTTGAATATCCTGCCCGCTGGACATTATTAATCTCCaggtatttctttttaacttaaatgGGAGGCACACTGTGCACCCTCCTCTACTGGGAGAAAGTGAGCCCAGTGCCTATCTACCTGCTTCCACcccaacacatatacacacacacacacacacactaactaaGGCACTGCCAGGGGGACAGACACACCTTGGCAATGAGGACCTCCAGAGGCCCAGGGTGTGAACAGATGCACAGAGGGCTGTATGATgtggaggagatgggagggggcggtgggcagagaaggaaggggtCTCGGGTCCTGATGgatcagaagaaggaaaatggggagAGGTGGTCAGGACACAGGAGACAAGAAAACCAAGGATGATCAGACAAGGGGCAGAAagcagaaaatgtagaaaaggtgaaagcaaaaagagaaaacagtaaaagAGGGTGTGGGCAACCACACAAAAcaggaaggaaacaaaacagagcagaaggagggaaggaaacagaaaggagagagagatgagtgGGGCAGGatgtgaggagggagagagggagccaGGAAGAAGACATTAGAGGACACCAGAGCTCAGTGAAGATACCTCCTGTGAGCAGAGGGGATCAGGAGTCCCTGGGCTGGTCCTCAGTCCCTAATAAAGACCCAGCGGGCCCAGTACACCAGGTCAGCCACGTAAATCAGCAGGTTGATCACTGTCAAGATGGCTACAACCAGTCTTTGGTCCCAGATGCACACCAAGTGGTGATGGCGGCAGCTCACATCATTGGACTGCTGGGGCTGGCCACCAAAATTCTTGTCGAACTGGTAGAGCAGCCATAGGATCAGAGCGCTGGCATAGAGGAAGATGGAGAACAGGGCCAACCCCAACAGGAAAATGGGGAAGCAAATGGGCAACTTGTTGCTATAGCCTCTCAGATACAGCAGGAGGGCCACGGCCCCCAGGAAGAGGCAGATGGAATATGCGGCCACACACCACACCAGGGCCGGCTGGTGCAGGTACAGGGAGGTATTGCTGATGAAGCCAAAGATGACACAGGCCACGAAGTTCTCTAGCCCCTTGAGCAGTCCTGGCATGGGGAGCACATAGCAAGTGATCTGGCTGGGCCAGGCATAGATCCAGGCTACTTCAGTGGCATAAGTCACAGAAGCGAGGCAGGAGAAAGCAGTAGCAGCAATGGCGTGGTTCCAGGAGCTGCCACGAGGGACGATCTGGAGGTACGTGGTGGGGTAAATAATGGAGGCCGAGAGGCAGAGGAGGGTGGAGTAGGAGGCATAGTTGATGAGAAAGTCATCCCAGGAAAAGGGCCAGAGGAACTGGAGCCCACATAACTCGACTATGAAAGTAAGGAGGGTCACGACGAAGCAGAAGCACCAGATGAACGTGGACCAGTTACCTATGGTCTCCCTCCAAGTGCCAGTGGTAGCCACCAGCGAGAAGGCCAGGCACGTGGAGAGCAGCTGCAGCAGGCGGAGGAAGTAGCCCATGATGGTTGCAGAGGCCAGGCCAGAGGACGAGTTCATGGTGAGCCTGATGGTCAGGCTGGTCTTTGTCATCAGactgggtcttcactgaggaCCCACCAGAGAAAGATCCAGCTTTGGAGGTGGATTAATCAGACATCTGAAAAGAGCCTCGGGTCCTGCGACAGCTGCTACTCAGGATCTACGGAGTTGGAACCAATGACTCAGACACTTGGGTAAAGGCACAGCTGGTCTAAGACAATTCTCCCCACCCATAACCCTTGGCCTGTCACAAGACTTGTCTTATCCCAAAGCTCAGAGCAGGGTGGGTCTGGCCTCAAACCAGGAACATTTTGGATCCCTCTGAGCTGTGTGTCATTATCTACAGAGACACAGGGTAGGATGGTCCTTTCTACAGTTCCAACCCTTCAAGTGCgtcaaaattgaagaaaaaaatttttttaattatttggtaACAAAATTAGATGTGAACAGACATGAGACAAATTATGATCTCTATTTCCCTTAGTATGAGTGTTTAAAAGTTCAATTTCAGAAACACTAATGTGTTTGATTACAAGTGCTTTCAGACcccagtggggtggggtgggatgtcCTATAGAGTAGACACACTACATGTAACTGGAGTTGAAAAATCCTGAATTCTGGAGCATATCTAACTCCATGGATTTCATAAAATGGACTGTGCATGTATGCTaaccccattttagagatgaaaaaactaaagtgaaagtcgctcagtcgtgtccaactctgcgacccagAGAAtacttcaggccagaatactagattgggtaaccattcctttctccaggggatcttcccaagccagggatcaaacccaggtctcccacattgcaggcagattctttaccagctgagccaccactgCTAATCCCATTCTAGAGATGAAAAAACTAAGGCTTGGTGAATCAAGGGCCTTCTCTAAGGTCAAAGTTTAGGAGTAGTAACCTCATATAAAAATGCCAAAGCCATGGATTTGAACACTTTCCTCTACAACCCAGCATGTCAGCAGGGCCTGTGGGTGGGAGCCCAAGACCAAAGCTTGCATCTGTGGGATCCAGGACCCGCCTTCATGGCCGTGGCCTCCTTCCACAGCAACCTGAAGACCCACGTGTCCCGGCCTGTCCTCCCTGCAGCATCACTGGAAGGAGCTGCCATCTGAGGGACACAGccccacctggaggagggcagctcCAGGGGTGAACAGGAAGGAGCCATGGAATGAGAGCTAGGCCATGGGAATAAGATGACATGGGAAGTAGGGACTGTTCTGAATCCCCTCCCCTCAACTTTGCCTTAACATGTGACTCTTCCTCACTGGGACAGTGGACACCAACCCAGTATGACTCAAGATGGAGTGTCCTGGAGGAACCACAGTATAAATAACATAATGTTTGGCTCAAGCTCCAAACCTGCCATCCAGGTGGGAGTCTGGAAAGATCTAGGAGTAATCCCACGTGAATGAGGATTTCTGTGACCTGAGAGACTGGATGGCAGTTTCCAAGCTGGGAAGAAGAGGTTGAAAATGAACAAGGATTTTGTGTCTGTATGCTGATGTGGAGCCTTTGAATCCATTTAATGGCACAGAGGGAGGATTTAGGAAGGAGAGGCATGGGGGTTGCTGAAAGCAGCAGGTTTGTCTGAGCTTCCCAGCAACCTCTCCTCCACTCTAATCTGTAAGCCTGGACATGATGCCCCCATCAGAGGACAGCCTAGATGTGGCTGAGTCCTGCCTGCCCAGCAGCCAGGCATGTGGACTGGAAGACAGTGAGCTGGGAAAGTCACAACcaggacagaggaaggaaggaggaggtgagATGGACAGTAAGAATTTCAGGGAGGATGTGGGGCATGGAGGAACCTGGCACGTTacccactgagcctcagtttttccatctctgCAGTGGGCTTAATACCTGTGCATGTATGCTgttatgttcgactctttacagtcccttggactggagcctgccaggctactctgtccatgggattttccaagcaagaatttccagactggtttgccatttccttttccaacagctcttcctgacccatggattaaacccacatttcttccacttcctgcattgcaggtaaattctttaccactgggcaaccagggaatgTGTCAATTAAGTGAATGAAAGATTGTGAAGGGCCTATCAGAGGGCCTGGCACACAACATACTCAATCCATGCCAGCTTCCTGTTCCCCTCTCCCTGCTGCTCTAAGAGGACCCAGAAGGCTCTGCCCCTGGACACAAACACGTGCAAGCTTGATTTGCTCCAGATCAGGCAAACCTGTGTGTCCTGGAAGTGACCCAGGgatgtgtttgtttttccttcccaGTATTTTCAGGAAGAGATGGTGTAGaatcagttttgtttcttcttgaaCTATTTGGTAGATGCACTGTGTTTTCATCTCTCGTGAAAATCCATATTTCTAGCTCCTTTAGAAGTCTCATGAATCAGTTGCTATGCCCTTTactttatattgttttccattgtcATCTCTGTTTAGCacattctatattttcttcttctcataTGTAATTGGCATAAAGCAGGACTATGATCATCTACACGTGCCCAGTTTCCCCTCTTGTGCGTGGCCAGGCTTCCTGTCTGCTCACACGAGCATCCACCCATCCTTCCAGGGAGCATCTGTGTCCTCAACCTCATGTACAGCCTTCAGCACACTTCACATGCTCTGACATCATATGGagacatatatgtacatgtatgtagggcacatctgtagattgttttcctgttttataaaCCTGAGACCCTGTCATGCACAGGCATCTCGCTTTTCCACCACCCCCGACAAGTACAGCTGGTCCTCTCTAGGGGCCTTAGTCCTCTCCACCACCTTTACTTAtttccttccctcctggctccTGTGAGCATTTGGACTGACCACCTTTCTCTAAAGACTCCCCTCTGAGTCTCAGACATGGGGGACACAGGATATGACAAGAGGCTTGGGATCCATGTGATCACCATGTTCTACGGCAGAAGGCTGGTTTCTCTGTAAACTTAAGAAATATCTTCATTTCTGGAAACTCATCCTAGTTTCCTAGGGCTACTGGAACAATTTACTCTAAGTTTGATTGCTTAACACAGCAGGAATTTATTCTCCCACAGtactggaggccagaagtctgaaatcaaggtgtcagggGGACCATGCTGTCTCCAGCGCTCCAGGTGAGGCTCATTCATTTCCACTAGTAATATTTCAAACCCCTCAGCTTGTGGCCACTTATTCCATCTCTGCCACAGCCTTCGTGTTGTCATCTTCTCTCAGTGTGTGCAAACTTCTCTGTCCTTTCCCTTATAAGGCCACCAGTCACTGGATTGCCAGCCCACCCTCCATCCTAGATGAttttcatctcaagatccttaaatAATTATGTCCTACTTCTAAATAATGCCATAAACATGggtatttttttggggggtgagggTCACTCTTCGACTCATTAAGGTTCTCTCTCACATTTTCCTGTACTTTTTTCATGatgtcttttctaatgtgtttaATCACACGTGTACCCGTTTGCTGTCTCTTTCAGACTggtgtgtgttcactggagttcTTGGTACTCACAGTTGATTTTTCCCTCGGGTACTTTGTCATCACACTGTGAGCCCTTGTACAGGAGCCCTTTTCCTGGGAGGGTCCTGCCGCCTGGGTTGGGAGCTTCAGCCAGAATAACAGCACCTGCTTCTGCTCAGGACCCTTCAGGCCAGTCGCTTGTTGGTCCCCACTTGCGTAAATTTCCCAGGTTGGAGCTGTTGGATCTCAGGGATCAGGTACACTTTGGTCTAAATACACCAGAAGTGAAGACCTGAGAATTCTATTTCCCCTGTGGAGACTTCAGAGAAATCTCAAATTCCTTTGGAGGCAGATATCAACTTTGTCCTTTTATCTTCCTGAAGGgcatgcttttgtttttgtttgtttgtttttaaacttttttattttgcgttggggtatagctgattaacaacgcTG is a window of Bos indicus isolate NIAB-ARS_2022 breed Sahiwal x Tharparkar chromosome 21, NIAB-ARS_B.indTharparkar_mat_pri_1.0, whole genome shotgun sequence DNA encoding:
- the LOC139178348 gene encoding myeloid-associated differentiation marker-like encodes the protein MTKTSLTIRLTMNSSSGLASATIMGYFLRLLQLLSTCLAFSLVATTGTWRETIGNWSTFIWCFCFVVTLLTFIVELCGLQFLWPFSWDDFLINYASYSTLLCLSASIIYPTTYLQIVPRGSSWNHAIAATAFSCLASVTYATEVAWIYAWPSQITCYVLPMPGLLKGLENFVACVIFGFISNTSLYLHQPALVWCVAAYSICLFLGAVALLLYLRGYSNKLPICFPIFLLGLALFSIFLYASALILWLLYQFDKNFGGQPQQSNDVSCRHHHLVCIWDQRLVVAILTVINLLIYVADLVYWARWVFIRD